A genome region from Aphelocoma coerulescens isolate FSJ_1873_10779 chromosome Z unlocalized genomic scaffold, UR_Acoe_1.0 ChrZ, whole genome shotgun sequence includes the following:
- the RPL17 gene encoding large ribosomal subunit protein uL22 yields the protein MVRYSLDPENPTKSCKSRGSNLRVHFKNTRETAQAIKGMHIRKATKYLKDVTLKKQCVPFRRYNGGVGRCAQAKQWGWTQGRWPKKSAEFLLHMLKNAESNAELKGLDVDSLVIEHIQVNKAPKMRRRTYRAHGRINPYMSSPCHIEMILTEKEQIVPKPEEEVAQKKKISQKKLKKQKLMARE from the exons ATGGTGCGCTACTCCCTGGATCCGGAGAACCCCACAAAAT cATGCAAGTCGCGAGGATCTAACCTGCGTGTGCACTTCAAG AACACCCGCGAGACCGCGCAGGCCATCAAGGGCATGCACATCCGCAAGGCCACCAAGTACCTGAAGGACGTCACCCTGAAGAAGCAGTGTGTCCCCTTCCGGCGCTACAACGGCGGCGTCGGGAGATGCGCCCAG GCCAAGCAGTGGGGCTGGACGCAGGGCCGGTGGCCCAAGAAGAGCGCGGAGTTCTTGCTGCACATGCTGAAGAATGCAGAGAGCAACGCTGAGCTCAAG GGTCTCGATGTGGATTCCCTGGTCATCGAGCACATCCAGGTGAACAAGGCTCCCAAGATGCGCCGGCGCACGTACCGGGCACACGGCAGGATCAACCCCTACATGAGCTCCCCGTGCCACATCGAGATGATCCTCACAGAGAAGGAGCAGATCGTGCCCAAGCCAGAGGAGGAAGTCGCCCAGAAGAAAAAG ATCTCCCAGAAGAAGCTGAAGAAGCAAAAGCTAATGGCTCGGGAGTAA
- the CZH18orf32 gene encoding UPF0729 protein C18orf32 homolog, with amino-acid sequence MIPTSSLTPPAAATPHGPRVPGSTGGGASASLRRNSSGRCHTLIPGIAGASGRAQEGAMVCIPCIVIPVLLWLYKKFVEPYIYPVIAPFIKRVLPKKAVQEAADAKQGPAGSAGDPQGPSATKRDREDGSGSHKSESNGIANGTAAKRSAAVYDKKTA; translated from the exons ATGATCCCCACATCCTCCCTcaccccgcccgccgccgccactCCGCACGGCCCGCGTGTGCCCGGCAGCACCG GTGGCGGAGCATCAGCAAGTCTCAGAAGGAATTCATCAGGACGGTGTCACACCCTGATCCCAGGGATCGCTGGTGCATCCGGCAGAG cacaggagggagCCATGGTGTGCATCCCGTGCATCGTGATCCCTGTTCTGCTCTGGCTCTACAAGAAGTTTGTGGAGCCCTACATCTACCCCGTGATCGCACCCTTCATCAAGCGCGTGCTGCCCAAGAAGGCTGTGCAGGAAGCAGCAGACGCCAAACAGGGGCCAGCAGGCAGCGCTGGGGACCCTCAGGGACCTTCAGCCACCAAAAGAGACCGGGAGGATGGATCTGGAAGCCATAAA TCTGAAAGCAATGGCATTGCAAATGGAACTGCTGCAAAGAGATCTGCAGCAGTTTATGACAAGAAAACGGCGTAA